The genomic stretch aaatattccaaaattgcATTTTTCAGCATTGAGAAATGTGTCCAAAATGAGTGTTTTGACACATTCATCCACACATCTTGACAAAATGCTTGATAAAATTTTTGTAATCATCGTTAGCTAAAGATGCATGGAAAGCCTCAAACTTAATAGCAGATGGTTTGTTGGGATCAATAAGAATAGAAACTGAAGATGTCAAAACAGTCAGATCATGACTCCTTGTGAAAAGTTGATCCAGAATCATCTTCATGTTAATCCAATGACTATATTTCACTGGCCATGCCAGCACCTTTCCACAACTTCCACAGCTAAAGTAGCAAGTCAGCCTTAGCAGCAACAGAAATGACAGACAGTTCGTAGACATCTTATTCGTATGCAAAAATTGCTGAATCCTTTTGCCATTGCTCATGCTTATATCTCCTCATGCTTATGAGGAggtaccccatgtccaaggtcagagaaaccccagtaagaggATAGGTGCTGGAGTGGCAGCTGTGCAGTGCTGAAGTGGCTGTAAGGAGGTACCCCATGACCCAGGGCAAAGGGGAAAccccagaaagatggtaggaggggtgaattcGCATTTAGAGTCAAATCCCATTCCCTctagagatgctcagagggctcagacaaaccttgtgtgcaccaggacccagggaccctaCAGAGACAGAGCTAtgttgagcatctcctgtggaggtacgggtcagcagtggactgctacAGAGACAGGGACTCTGGGTgaagcagacttgggtatggcataaaccctcttggaggagctcaccattaaccccaccatagagctgccagaacttacacaagactgggaaataaattcttcaagggcacaaacagaaccttgtgtgcaccaggacccaggagaaaggagcagcaaccccacaagagactgacccagacttgcctggaagtgtccaggagtctccaggggAGGCGTGGGTCGGTTGTGGCCTGCTGCAAGGTTGGGGGCAGTgggtgtagcagtacatgcatgggatcttttgaaggtgGTCCCATtaacttcattacctccaccatagtttggccccaggtaaacagcagggagggaacacagctccacccatcaacagaaaattggattacagATTTACTGAATATCGCCCCATCCatgagaacaagacccagtttcacCCTCAttcagtctctctcatcaggaagcttccataagcctcttatccttctctatgagagggcagacagaatgaaaccacaatcacagaaaactaaccaatctgatcacatggaccacagccttgtctaactcaatgaaactatgagccatgccatgtagggtcacccaagacagacgggtcatggtggagagatctgacaaaatgtggtccactccactggagaagggaatggaaaaccacttcagttttcttgccttgagaaccccaggaacagtatgaaaaggcaaaaagataggacactgcaagatgaactccccaggtcagtagatgcccaaatactactggaaatcagtgaagaaataactccagaaagaatgaagagacagagccaaagcaaagacaacaccCAGTtggggatgtgactggtgatagaagcaaagtccagtgttataaagagcaatattgcataggaacctggaatgttaggtccatgaatcaaggcatattggaagtggtcaaacaggagatggcaagagtgaacattgacgttttaggaatcagtgaactgattcctaaatggactggaatgggtgaatttaactcagatgaccattatatcaactactgtgagcaagaatcccctagaagaaatggagtagccatcatagtcaagaaaagagtctgaaatacagttcttggatgcaatctcaaaaacgacagaatgacatctgttcgtttccaaggcaaaccattcaatatcatagtaatccaagtctatgccctaaccagtaatactgaagaagctgaagttgaatggttttatgaagacctacaagaccttctagaactaaaacccaaaaaagatgtcattttcattataggggactggaatgcaaaagtaggaattcaagaaacacctggggtaacaggcaaatttggcctggagtatggaatgaagcagggcaaaggctgatggagttttgccaagagagtgcactcgtcatagcaaataccctcttccaacaacacaagagaactctacacacggacatcaccagatggtcaacactgaaattagattgattatgttcttttcagccaaagatgaagaagttctatacagtaagcaaaatcAAGAGTGGAaaccgactgtggctcagatcatcaactccttattgccaaattcagacttaaattgaagaaagtagggaaaacctctagaccattcaggtatgatctaaatcaaatcccttgtgattatgctgtggaagtgagaaatagatttaagggactagtctgatagacagggtgcctgatgaactatggatggaggtttgtgacattgtacaggagacaagcaTCAAGAccatccttaagaaaaaaaaaaaaatccaaaaagcaaagtggttgtctgaggagaccttacaaatagctgtgaaaagaaaagaagcaaaaagcaaaggagaaaaggaagataaacccatttgaatgcagagttctaaggaatagcaaggagagacaagaaagacttccttagtgatcagtgcaaagaaatagagaaaaacaatagaatggaaagactagagatctcttcaagaaaattagagataccaagggaatatttcatgcaaagatgggctcaatataggaaagaaatggtattgacctaacagaagcagaagatattaagaagaggtggcaagaaaacacagaagatatatgcagaaaagatcttcaggacccagataatcatgatggtgtgatcactcactggtgccagacatcctggaatatgaagtcaagtgggccttaggaagcatcactatgaacaaagctagtggaggtgatggcattccagttgaattatttcaaatcctgaaagatgatgctatgaagttgctgcattcaatatgccagcaaatttggaaaactcagcagtggccacaggactggaaaaggtcagttttcatttcaatcccaaagaaaggcaatgccaaagaatgctcaaactaccgaacaattgcactcatctcacacgctagtaaaataatgctcaaaattctccaagccaggctttaacagtaggtgaaccatgaactagATGTTCAAGATGTTTCCAGAAAATGCCAAGGAAACAGAattcaagttgccaacatcctctggatcatcaaaaaagcaagagagttccagaaaaacatctatttctgctttattgactatgccaacgcctttgactctgtggatcacaataaactgtgggaaattctgaaagaaataggaatatcACTCCACCTTACttgccttgagaaatctgtattcaggacaagaagcaaaagttagaactagacatggaacaacagaccgtttccaaataggtaaaggagtatgttaaAGATGTGTATTTTCATCCTGTGAtgtttggatgtcatcaccgactcaatggagatgagtttgagtaaactctggaagttggtgatggacagggaggtctggtgtgctgtagttcatggggtcacaaagtgttggacacaactgagtgactgaaccaaactgatgcTTATATCCAAAGAGAAATCAGTCAGGAAGTTAAATTATAACAGCTCTACctcaagtaaatatataaatagcagATGTGGAAAGCAACTGAAAGGGCAAAGTGTAGAACATTTCCAGATTATACAGTGTGTTTAATATTGATTTGTCAGTCATCACACatttaaatataagttaaataagcagggtgacaatatacagccttgacgcaatccttttcctatttggaaccagtttgtttttccatgtcctgttctaactgttgcttcctgacctgcatacagatttctcaagagccaggtcaggtggtctggtattcccatctctttcagaattttccgcagcttattgtgatccacacagtcaaaggctttggcatagtcaataaagcagaaacagatgtttttctggaactctcttgctttttccatgatccagctgatgttggcaatttgatctctggttcctctgccttttctaaaaccagctggaacatcaggaatttcatggttcacatactgttgaagcctggcttggagaattttgagcattactttactagcatgtgagatgagtgcaattgttcggtagtttgagcatttttggcattgcctttctttgggattggaatgaaaactgacctttgccagtcctgtggccactgctgagttttccaaatttgctggtatattgagtgcagcactttcatagcatcatctttcaggatttgaaatagcttaactggaattccatcacctccactagctttgttcatagtgatgctttctaaggcccacttgacttcacattccaagatgtctggctctagatgagtgatcaccccatcgtgattatccggatcgtgaagatcttttttgtacagttcttctgtgtattcttgccacctcttcttaatatcttctgcttctgttaggtccataccatttctgtcctttatcaagcccatcttgacatgaaatgttcccttggtatctctaattttcttgaaaagatctctagtctttcccattctgctcttttcctctatttggaagaaacacaagctggaatcaagattgctgggagaaatatcaataacctcagatatgcagatgacaccacccttatggcagaaaatgaagaggaactaaaaagcctcttgatgaaagtgaaagaggagagtgaaaaagttggcttaaagctcaacattcagaaaactaagatcatggcatccggtcccatcacttcatgggaaatagatggggaaacagtggaaacagtgtcagactttatttttttgggctccaaaatcactgcagatggtgactgcagctatgaaattaaaagatgcttactccttgcaagaaaagttatggccaatctagacagcatattcaaaagcagagacattactttggcgactaaggtccttctagtcaaggctatggtttttccagtggtcaggtatggatgtgagagttggactgtgaagaaggctgagcaccgaagaattgatgctttcgaactgtgatgttggagaagactcttgagagtcccttggactgcaaggagatccaaccagaccattctgaaggagatcaaccctgggatttctttggaaggaatgatactaaagctgaaactccagcactttggccacctcaggtgaagagttgactcattggaaaagactctgatgctgggagggattgggggcaggaggagaaggggatgacagaggatgagatggctggatggcatcacagactcgatggacatgagtctgagtgaactctgggagttggtgatggacagggaggcctggcgtgctgtgattcatggggtctcaaagagtaggacatgactgagcgactgaattgaactgaacacagtTAAATACTGATGCCCTTGCACAGAACATCAACTATATCTTGTAAGgaataaaaagtgtaaaaataatagcaagtgagaGGTCTTGTGACTGCAGCCCCTTTGACAcagaattagaaataaagtgaCATCAGGAAGTTGGAGGGTTAAGAGGGTCCCAATACTTGTATCCCACATAAAATCtacaaaaacaataaatgcaCAATTAGGAaccattgaaaaatatttagaactaaaatttaaattctcTTCGTTGGAAATTCAGTGTATTCTTTAAGATCATTTTCTCTGTGGTACacaaatttacatatatttacatatgtttcATTTTATGTCCAAAGAAGAATGTCATGcttattttttgtaatttttgcaACTTGTTATTTACTTAGTAATGTGACATGGACAGCATTGTCCATAATCCGTCTGTTTTCTCTCATGCTGTACAACTATGTTGTAAGTTAGTTAGTGTGTTCATAAACTGATAGCAATTTAAGTGCTAGTGGGAATTCAGTATATAATTATGAACCcaactaccaatgcaggaaacataaaagatgtgggtttggaaaatcccctggaggagggcatggcaagccactgcagtattcttgtctagagaatccatggacaaaagagcctggcaggttacagtccatggggtggtaggaagtcagacacgacctaagtgacttagcatgcatgaacacATGCAAGTCTTTCTGAATGACAGATAACCAAGATGTAGAGTTGCAGTGTTAAAcagtacatttaaattttattttcaaagggtATCTCCACATTATACATACAGAAAAATAGTTCTCCCATATTATTtgttctgaaaattatttttggaaaataatttgctttaaacaaattttaaattatgaaaatatgataacacatttatagaAGACTTGGAAAATGCAGTTACATATAGTTCCCTGTATATTACAATTTTTAGGTAGATAAGATTTTTAGTTagaatttcaatatcaaactctcagaaattaatagaatgCATCTATAGAGAAGTAGAagaatatagtagacctgaaaagcatcATGAATCAATTCAACATATTAAGATTTATGCATTTTTTACATAACCTTAGGACACAAATTCTACTCAAGTTCctatagactataaactaggagataCTGAAACATATCCAGAGACATAAGTGACTTAATTTCCATTTCCCAAAGCACCAGTGACCTTTGTCCCTTTTTATATGTCATTGGCCATTTCACTTCTGTGACTTTCTTATTCATCTTCATCTATTTTCATATTGGACTGTttgacttttttggggggatttgGAGTAATTCTCACTGTACAATAATGACAAACCCTTTTTTTTTGTTACAAGTGTTGCAGGATAGATTTGTGGAAAATTATTTAGAGCTATATATGTGATTTAATAATATTATCTACTATGGTACCATAGTAAttctatctttttaaaacatggtAATTATGTTGAGAGGCAGTATGGAAAATTCTATGGTACATCTTTCCTATCATTCCCTAAGCatcaatttacttttaaataatttgaataaattaTGCCTTAGACTGATGAATGTTTGTTATATGACTTAAATGGTCCTCTTGGTCAATAAGACCCATTTCCTCACCTGGACCACCTTGATTATAAACTGCTTTCCTATGTGCAGTTTACAAAAGTGACTTCAGATTGCTGTCATTTGAGTTACCAATTTTCCATAAACTTTATGTCATTTTTGTATTCTGTCCATTGTTATCTGATTATGTCAGTCAGAGGTGTCTGTGCACACCATGTGAAACACTGTTATAAcatattcagtgattttttttagtaaaacttctgatttaaaataataaatttcaatatttatgcatttacttttatataattttcatcagCTTTCATCTTGGTatgacatttttctaaattttaaaccaTTAAAACATTCCTTGTAAACAAATTTTGAAAGGAGGTGCTGAACTGTGAAAAGCCATTTTGTCACAGGAAGATAGGAGCCTTTTCATAACTCCTTCCTGTTGGAATAAGCTGGAAGAATTCCACCTATGGGGCATTTCTGCTTTGGGACCCAAATACAgctattcccttttcctcttCATGCCTCTTTCAGCAAATTTTCGGCAACAGAACAGAAAACATTTTGTGATGACAAATACAGCAACTGCCACACAGGCCAGCAGGAACCCGATCACGTCCAGAGAGTGATACTGGAACCAGGTGAGCTTGTGGGCGGCAGGTCGCAGGTACTTGGCTCCTTTGTGGCGCATGACAAATTCGATCCAGAAGACTGCTCGGTCAAGGGGCTTTATAGGCTGATCACGTTGAATGGTTGATAACCACATAGCATTCTGTTTATACCTGAAGGAAAATCAAAGAGACATCAATTTATAGAATGAACTAGAAAAGTTAAATATGTGAAATTTCCATGCAAAGAGAGGAAATGAGTGCCACATAGAGTGGAAGAACAATTGATTGTTTTTCTAAGAGATAATTATAGAGATCTAAGCTCAtcggcctggagaaggaaatgggaacccactccagtattgttggtggagaatttcatggacagagaatcctggcaggctacagtccatggggtcacaaagacctggatatgactaagcaactgaacacacatacagGAGCTTATGGGCTAGAATTTGTTGAAGGCATAGGATTTCAAGCTATgaagaaaaaagacaagagaGAAGCATCTGTAGCTTGAGAATGGAATAAGTTAAATAGtgaaggtgaaaagaaaagaaatacatgacTTGAGCTATCCAGTAAGGAATTGTTAAGAGATCTGGCAGAGAAGCTTTGAAACACTATCATAATCCAGAGATAGGAGGTAAATACATCATGAGCTTCAGAGACATGGCTAGACAGCACTGGCCAGGAGGTGGTGTTGACCTTGTATTAGTGAAGCAGTGGTTGAAGTGTGGAAGTGAATTGCCTTCGTTTGAATTCTGATTCTGACACTTACCTTGCTGCCTGCTTTTTAAACTCCCTTTCTCAGTTTTTCATTGTTAAATGGAATGAATAACAATAGTATCCTATCTGACTATTTGGAGGAATAATATATTGATCCTTAGATTTATTGTATACAGTATACTCAGTAAATTTTTCCTAATATTATTGTTTTCCCTGCTAGTTATTTTAGAATACAGAGTGTGCCAAACATTTCACCTTCAGGCTTTcgagttttatttgtttttactgttGAAATGATGATGGACTAACAGACAAGGAAGGAGGAATAAAGCGATGTGATGCATGAACTTTAAATAACAGTGTGGTAACAATGGAGGTAACTTCTCTCCCTGTTCTGTAAAAAACTCAGGGGGAGCATTGGGTATTTGAGAAGAGGGTAGTAGTTCAGAAATACTTTTAATAGAGTAGGGAAAGTTTATAATGAAGAAGTTACTTAATATGTATAATGGACTTAGTACAATGTGTACCATTTCATAAATAGTCAATATATATCAAGCAGTACATTATCTTTGTTTGTTGATGCTAGctttacattattaaaaattaaaaaaatacacaaagataCTACACAGAGTTACTTTTACATAAAACTGCCTActgaaacatttcttttaaaaagaaagaaaacattcttcTTATGGCAGTCATTTAGTGTAATGTTTgtgctaaaattaaaattaaataacactGTTTTTAAAGCACAAATGACCATTGTCCTATTATTACCAATATAGtctcaaaatgtttttttccaaAGTCATCATAAAACAATAGGGGGAAAATACATGCATCATATTTGtgatattaatagtaataatattattCAAGTTAAACCATGaaacaatttgaaaacaaaatgtttcTGGTTTCAGAAAATTTGATTTTTACATAGGAATATCCCAACATGTCTTTTCAAAGTCAATTACTTTTTGATTTTACAGTTTTTCAAAACAAGACGAAAACAACCTAAAGAAGAACTAAGAATGTACCTATatttgggcttcacaggtggcactggtggtaaaaaataaatagtcTCAAAATAGTTGTAATTAGAGAGTTAATTAGATAGTTCTAGATGTTTATCTTTCATCTTTTATGGAAAAATATTAgcacagaaaatttgaaaagtgcTCAATGTAATGAGAATTTGAGATGGATCATGTCATGGTGATTTACTAAAATTAGACCATTTTAGAAGAgtctaatggagaaggcaatggcactgcacttcagtactcttgcctggaggatcccatgggtggaggagtctggtggactgcagtccatggggtcgcgaagagtaggacatgactgaatgacttcacttttactttcatgcattggagaaggaaatggcaacccactcgagtgttcttgcctggagaatcccagggacgggggagtctggtgggctgccatctattgggtcacacagagtcagacacgaatgaagcgacagcagcagcagcagcagaagagtcTAACACATTTGAGGAATTCATATGCTGAACGAAGGTCGTAAGTATGCAGATGATTGCTTAAAGAGTTCATAGTTTCCTACTTTTACTTTGTTCTCAGTGCTTCTTCTTAATGTTTGTTACCACTGAGGGATTCTTCTCATTCTAATGAGGAGCTCTTTCAAAATTTCTCCACCATCCTTAAGCCTCTGACAAATCTTTCCTCTAAAGCCACTGAAAACACATAATGTGACCCAATAGGTTACTAATGACTATTTTCAAAGCATTGAGCAAATCTTACTCCTCATTGTTTTTACTGAAGACTCCTTGGTTCCTCTTGTGTCTTCCTATGAGAATGCCTCTAGAAATAATATGTggtaaaaaatatatgtttatatatatatatatatatactcacgaAGGATTGTTAATGACTTGCTTCAGTGCATTGAGAAAATCTGTTTTTGACATTGTTTCCAAGTCCAATCTGACAGCTGCTCCCTTGGCCTTCACTCGGTTGATGTTATCAGGTTGCTCAGCAAACACAGGAAGGCCCACCATAGGGACCCCGTGGTAGATGGCCTCATAAATGCCGTTGGTTCCACCATGAGTTATAAAGGCCTTGGTTTTTGGATGACCTAGGATTGTGTGAATTTCagtaaaattattaattaaaagtcttaaaaatgaGATAAGGGCATTAGAAGACACTGAAAGAAagcaatgtttttctttctttctttctttttttttaaatataacccTTGATTACACATACGAAACTGCATTTAAATTGCTTTTGGAACTCAGTGCAAGAATCCACTAAGTCTGCTGGAGAGGTAAGTGAAGACTTCATGAAAGAAGTACTTTACCTTTTGAATGTCATAAATGAGTTCAAGATCGGCAGGTGAATAGCTTGAAAGAATAGTCTGCGTAAAATAAAGCGGATGAACAAAAATAccagaggagggcatgtcagAAATATATTCTCTTAAAGAAACAGTAAAGTCATTCAGTCTGATAGAAAGGGTGACAAGGCCACAGGAAGGGTAATGGGAGTTGTTCTGGAGCCAGAGGAAGGAAAAGCTACATTACCATAAAATGTGTAATTGCCTCAAGGAAATGATTGCAGAATTTTTCCTACAGAAAATGAAGGGTCATTGGTAATAAAAGAGGAGCCGCTATTTTTCagtggaactttttttttcttttagtggaACTTAAAATATCCCTATGGGGGGAAAAGATAGAGAATTCAAAGACAGAACAACAGTCCatgaagttatttaaaaattcatggcTAGAAATGATTACAGCTAAAATAAGACACTTCGATTCTATAAGGGAGATCACTATGTTTAATAAAGTGACAGTtgctatattttctattttcacctagagctggaaataaaaataaaggagtaaagttttctttttgagTGTTTCAATAATAAATGCTCGGTAAGTTTGTTTCCTGTTGAAGTACAATCACCCATGCTTTCAATTGCTCTACCAAGTCTCACCAAGAAGGTCATTCTGGGGGACCCACTTATACAGCCGAGTATTGGGTCCTAAGGTGTCTGGTTTCTTGCCATCGTGTCTCCATAGAACCTgttaaagtaaagaaaatattccATAAGTTGAACTTCAAGTTTATAGGGATAGAATTCTAAAGAGATTGAAGACATCTAG from Capricornis sumatraensis isolate serow.1 chromosome 7, serow.2, whole genome shotgun sequence encodes the following:
- the LOC138082058 gene encoding UDP-glucuronosyltransferase 2B31-like isoform X6; translated protein: MNMMSMKWLSLLLLLQLTCYFCSGSCGKVLVWPVEYSHWMNMKIILDELAMRGHEMLNEKKWDQFYSEVLGRPTTLLETMEKAEFWLFRSYWDFEYPCPLLPNVEFIGGLHCKPAKPLPKEIEEFVQSSGENGIVVFTLGSMVTNMTEERANMIASALAEIPQKVLWRHDGKKPDTLGPNTRLYKWVPQNDLLGHPKTKAFITHGGTNGIYEAIYHGVPMVGLPVFAEQPDNINRVKAKGAAVRLDLETMSKTDFLNALKQVINNPSYKQNAMWLSTIQRDQPIKPLDRAVFWIEFVMRHKGAKYLRPAAHKLTWFQYHSLDVIGFLLACVAVAVFVITKCFLFCCRKFAERGMKRKRE